A stretch of DNA from Piliocolobus tephrosceles isolate RC106 chromosome 21, ASM277652v3, whole genome shotgun sequence:
tgtatgcatgtgttttaATTTGCACAAATACCTTTTCAAATGGTTGTCTCCCTAAAATGATCCAGTGTCGGCCATGGCCCAGGTTCAGCTTTTCCTGCCAGAGCTGTGTAACCATAGGGGAGTAAGTCGTCtagcctccctgtgcctcagtttccacatccaTCAACTGGGGATAGTAATAGTATCACCCTCAAAGGGTTGTTGATGATTTAGTGAGTTAATGTATAGGAACAGGGCTTCTGCAATAGCAAGGATGCGGTTGTTACTGGTGGTTTTTTACTACTGCTTTGTCCTTCCTAAAcgcctcccaccccacctccccatggagtttttttttttttccccaagacggagtcttgctctgtcacccaggctgaagtgcagtggtacaatctcagctcactgcaacctccgcctcctgggttgaagcaattctcctgcctcagccacccgagtagctgggattacaggcacccgacaccacacccagctaatttttgtgtatttagtagagacaaggtttcaccatgttggccaggctggtcttgaactcctgacctcatgatctgcccacctcagcctcccaaagtgctgggattacaggcataatcgaccatgcccagccaaaaaaattatttttaagaggtgaggtctcactctgtcacccaggctggaagggagttggcgcagtcatggctcaaatgcagcctcgaactcctcggctcaagtgatcctcccacctcagcctcctgagaaactggtactacaggcaatgtgtcaccaggcctggctaatttttaaattttttatagagacagagtcttgctatattgcccaggctggtctgaaacttctgggctcaagtgatcttcccatcttggccaccccaaagtgctgggattacaggcatgagccaccatgcccagtcctgtCCCATGCAGTTCTTAGAAGACATTCATTTGCTTGACACAAAGATACAGGGAATCTACCGGGTGCCAGCCTTGTTCTATGCCATGGGGACTCATCTGTGGGGAAGAGAAGGGTAGTGCCCAGGCTACCCTGGTCATACTATGGCAAGTCTGAATGTGAGGGTTCAGGGAGGGGACAGCTGGGCCTAGTCCTCTTTCCTCTGATGCCACTGTCTCCCCTGTCTTTCCCCCTCCAGGCCCTGAGCATTCCTCTGATTCAGAATACACTCTCTCCGAGCCGGACTccgaggaggaagaagaggaggaggaggaggaagaggagaccaCTGACGATCCTGAATATGATCCTGGCTACAAGGTGAAGCAGCGCCTTGGCGGGGGCCGTGGTGGCCCATCCCGCCGGGCCCCCCGTGCAGCCCAGCCCCCGGGCCCCCCGGCTCAGCCTTGCCAGCTCTGTGGCCGCTCACCCCTTGGGGAGGCCCCACCGGGAACCCCACCCTGCCGGCTCTGCTGCCCTGCTACAGCCCCCCAGGAAGCACCAGCCCCTGAAGGCAGGGCACTCGGGGAGGAAGAGGGGGAACCACCTCGGGTTGGGGAGGGCCGAccagctgggagggaggaggaggaggaagaggaagaggagggaaccTACCACTGTACGGAATGCGAGGATTCCTTCGACAACCTGGGGGAGCTGCACGGGCACTTCATGCTGCATGCCCGGGGTGAGGTGTAGGCAGCGCCCCCACACAGGGAGCTTGGCagaaggggtggggtgggaggagggggcctGAGGAAATTCAGGTTGTGACAGTGGTCATGGGGGATGGGGTACTGCCGGTCTGTGTTGTCTTAGAAGTAGATGTGTGATGGccagaataaaagccaaaatctgtatctgtgtgtgttcagacagagagagagagagtgtgtgtgtgtgtgtgtgtgtattccccCTGTGCTCCTTCTTGGGGAACCTCGGGGTCTTTTGGGAAAGATAACTCACATTTACTATGTGCTTGTATTTGATgatatttccatgtatttactCACGGACCCCATAATGTAAAGGCTCTAACAATAGAATTTCATTTCTCACTCACAAAATAGTGCTGGGTGAGTCATTTGGGGACCCAGGCTTAAGCCTGTTGTCTCCCGCATGGTCCAGACTGGGTTGCCATGGCCTGGGTCCTGCTGACAGAAGAGGACAGGGAACCTGCTGGGGTGCACGTGTTGTCTTATAAGCCCTGGCCTGCCAGGGGCACACACTGGTTCCATTGACATGCCTTTGCTGAGAAATTAGATACGTGGCCACAGCTAACTGCAAAAACAACCTGGGAGAAGCAGTCTAGCCAAGCGCCCAGAAAGCAGAAAA
This window harbors:
- the ZNF428 gene encoding zinc finger protein 428, with product MTETREPAETGGYASLEEDDEDLSPGPEHSSDSEYTLSEPDSEEEEEEEEEEEETTDDPEYDPGYKVKQRLGGGRGGPSRRAPRAAQPPGPPAQPCQLCGRSPLGEAPPGTPPCRLCCPATAPQEAPAPEGRALGEEEGEPPRVGEGRPAGREEEEEEEEEGTYHCTECEDSFDNLGELHGHFMLHARGEV